One region of Cloacibacillus sp. An23 genomic DNA includes:
- a CDS encoding efflux RND transporter permease subunit: MKITEISLRRPVTVLIVTIATVIFGAYSYMHMGVERMPNVEYPIVVVRTTLEGASPSIIDNDVTDVLESRINTIEGIKSMSSSSYEGRSVIVVEFELDRDIDFATADVRNKVSRARGQLPDDCDEPEIDKYDPSDRPIMRVAVKNDGRTDMKTLSRYVDQVVQERLQTVRGVGGVQLPGFREREMRVWLNPEALEGYRITTKEIKDAIYNKHVELPAGRVETGTKEYGIRIIGEYASAAELEYLPIAVRNGAVIRLRDVARIEDGLEDARSMSIYEGKPAIMVSIRKQRGANEVALSRLMHERIAELNKTAPVGTSLVVVSDNAKFIMNSMNGVFGDIIASIILTALIMFVFLRTLRATIIACISIPVCLLGSMSVLYLMGITINNMSMMGISLAVGMVVDATTVIMENISRHKSMGKSAFRASEDGTNEIAFAVVAGAATTLAVFVPVAFMGGMMGRYFNAFGVTVSTTIAISLVIAVTLTPFLCSRIMGRSHKPTRLETALERPFLRLEAQYERALKFAVGHRALVLSSGIALFLIGMVFAFNLGTEFFPSEDQGRLRVELELPADTSLEVTTAITKEMVDIIQQNKFVAYTYGEIGSGRGEEVYKSTINIELIDRALRPRAAVIMRGLREELSRYRDADIKMGTWGNSDIALVVMGPTSEELAALGDLIKRDLTENARGLVDITTDLQMNKPRINLALNRGLADDLNVSIRDLSDEMLTWFGGDDGGTFNDRGYRYDIRLRAERSGRDDPEKVLKTLITTQSGATIPAEGVITSSIGMAPNVITRYNRQHSIEIEANVDGISPGEGIEIMQEVFRKYAPQDGMYSMVPTGDSEDMRESFRYMTVALIFAIMLVYMVMAIQFESFIHPLTVMFSLPLMTAGSFGLLALAGLRISVMSFMGIILLVGVVVNNAILLVDVINQLRAAGDDKITAVLKAGPLRLRAILMTTVSTLIGSLPVALALSEGGETRQPMSVAVIGGLTTSTLLTLLVIPVVYLIFDDITDRVKGSIRRFNAYRRLKSHGRGA, translated from the coding sequence ATGAAAATCACGGAAATTTCTCTGCGCAGACCCGTAACGGTCCTTATCGTGACGATAGCCACAGTTATATTCGGAGCCTATTCGTACATGCACATGGGCGTGGAAAGGATGCCGAACGTAGAGTATCCGATAGTCGTCGTGCGCACGACGCTAGAGGGCGCGAGCCCGTCGATCATCGACAACGACGTTACTGACGTGCTGGAATCGCGCATCAACACCATAGAGGGCATCAAGAGCATGAGCTCCAGCAGCTACGAGGGACGCTCCGTCATCGTCGTGGAGTTCGAGCTTGACCGAGACATCGACTTCGCGACGGCGGACGTGCGCAACAAGGTGAGCCGCGCGCGCGGACAGCTGCCCGACGACTGCGACGAGCCGGAGATCGACAAGTACGACCCGAGCGACCGCCCGATCATGCGCGTCGCGGTGAAGAACGACGGGCGCACGGACATGAAGACTCTCTCTCGCTACGTAGACCAGGTCGTGCAGGAGCGCCTCCAGACGGTTCGCGGCGTCGGCGGCGTGCAGCTCCCGGGCTTCCGCGAGCGCGAGATGCGCGTCTGGCTGAATCCCGAGGCGCTCGAGGGCTACCGCATCACGACGAAGGAAATCAAGGACGCCATCTACAACAAGCACGTCGAGCTTCCCGCTGGGCGCGTCGAGACGGGGACGAAGGAGTACGGCATACGCATCATCGGCGAGTACGCCTCCGCCGCAGAGCTTGAGTATCTTCCGATAGCCGTGCGGAACGGCGCTGTGATACGGCTGCGCGACGTCGCGCGCATCGAGGACGGCCTCGAGGACGCGCGCAGCATGTCCATCTACGAGGGCAAGCCGGCGATCATGGTCAGCATAAGAAAGCAGCGCGGCGCGAACGAGGTCGCGCTTTCGCGGCTGATGCACGAGCGCATAGCGGAGCTCAACAAGACCGCGCCGGTAGGCACGAGCCTCGTCGTAGTGTCGGACAACGCGAAGTTCATCATGAATTCGATGAACGGCGTATTCGGCGACATCATCGCCTCGATAATCCTCACCGCTCTCATCATGTTCGTATTCCTGCGCACTCTGCGCGCGACGATAATCGCCTGCATAAGCATCCCCGTCTGTCTGCTCGGCAGCATGTCCGTGCTCTATCTGATGGGGATAACGATAAACAACATGTCGATGATGGGCATCTCGCTCGCCGTCGGAATGGTCGTAGACGCGACGACCGTCATCATGGAGAACATTTCGCGCCACAAGTCGATGGGGAAGAGCGCCTTCCGCGCTTCTGAGGACGGCACGAACGAGATCGCTTTCGCGGTCGTCGCGGGCGCTGCCACGACCCTCGCCGTCTTCGTCCCGGTCGCCTTCATGGGCGGGATGATGGGACGCTACTTCAACGCGTTCGGCGTCACCGTATCCACGACGATAGCCATATCGCTGGTCATCGCGGTGACGCTGACGCCGTTCCTCTGCTCGCGCATCATGGGGCGCTCGCACAAGCCGACGCGCCTTGAGACGGCGCTCGAGCGCCCGTTCCTGCGTCTCGAGGCGCAGTACGAGCGCGCGCTGAAATTCGCCGTCGGACACCGCGCGCTGGTGCTTTCGTCGGGGATAGCGCTCTTCCTCATAGGCATGGTCTTCGCCTTCAATCTAGGGACGGAGTTCTTCCCGAGCGAGGACCAGGGGCGCCTGCGAGTCGAGCTTGAGCTTCCGGCCGACACATCGCTTGAAGTGACTACGGCGATAACGAAGGAAATGGTCGATATAATCCAACAGAATAAATTCGTCGCCTACACTTACGGCGAAATCGGGAGCGGACGCGGCGAGGAGGTCTATAAATCCACGATAAACATTGAGCTGATAGACCGCGCGCTGCGGCCGCGCGCCGCAGTCATAATGCGCGGCCTGCGCGAGGAGCTTTCGCGCTACCGCGACGCCGACATAAAGATGGGCACGTGGGGCAACTCGGACATCGCGCTGGTCGTAATGGGGCCGACGAGCGAGGAGCTTGCGGCGCTGGGCGATCTCATCAAGCGAGACCTGACGGAGAACGCACGCGGCCTCGTAGACATAACGACCGACCTCCAGATGAACAAGCCGCGCATCAACCTGGCGCTGAACCGCGGCCTCGCCGACGACCTGAATGTGAGCATACGCGACCTCTCGGACGAGATGCTGACGTGGTTCGGCGGCGACGACGGCGGCACCTTCAACGACCGCGGATACCGCTACGACATCCGCCTGCGCGCGGAGCGCAGCGGGCGCGACGACCCGGAGAAGGTGCTGAAGACTCTGATAACGACGCAGAGCGGCGCGACGATACCGGCCGAGGGCGTCATAACGAGCTCGATAGGCATGGCGCCGAACGTCATAACGCGCTACAACCGTCAGCATTCGATAGAGATAGAGGCCAACGTCGACGGCATATCGCCGGGCGAGGGCATAGAGATAATGCAGGAAGTGTTCCGCAAATACGCGCCGCAGGACGGCATGTACAGCATGGTGCCGACCGGAGACTCCGAAGACATGCGCGAGAGCTTCCGCTATATGACGGTCGCGCTGATTTTCGCGATAATGCTCGTCTACATGGTGATGGCGATACAGTTCGAGTCGTTCATACACCCGCTGACGGTCATGTTCTCGCTTCCGCTTATGACGGCTGGCTCCTTCGGCCTTCTCGCGCTCGCGGGGCTGCGTATCTCCGTTATGAGCTTCATGGGGATAATCCTGCTCGTCGGCGTCGTCGTCAACAACGCGATTCTGTTAGTAGACGTAATCAACCAGCTCCGCGCCGCGGGGGACGACAAGATAACGGCTGTGCTCAAGGCCGGGCCGCTGCGCCTGCGCGCGATACTTATGACGACTGTCTCGACGCTTATCGGCTCCCTGCCCGTCGCGCTCGCGCTCTCCGAGGGCGGCGAGACGCGCCAGCCGATGTCTGTCGCGGTCATAGGCGGGCTGACGACGTCGACGCTGCTGACGCTGCTCGTCATTCCGGTGGTCTATCTCATCTTCGACGACATAACGGACAGAGTAAAAGGCTCGATACGGCGCTTCAACGCCTACAGGCGTCTAAAAAGCCACGGGAGGGGCGCGTGA
- a CDS encoding indolepyruvate oxidoreductase subunit beta — MLSSIVIAGVGGQGTLLASRILAEAAQDKGLFVRTSETIGMAQRGGSVSSHLRIDAREVSPIIPAAHADVLLAFEPAEAVRMIPKLKKNAACVVNTDEIIPTNVALGKGVYLGEEYIDTMKRFYPDTLFLAGAALALKAGDIRTLNIVILGAACGAGKLPFTTDEVHSAIARCVKPKLLPMNEKAFALGIDASSRRW, encoded by the coding sequence ATGCTTAGCAGCATAGTGATAGCAGGAGTCGGCGGACAGGGGACGCTGCTCGCCTCGCGCATACTCGCGGAGGCGGCGCAGGACAAGGGGCTCTTCGTCCGCACGTCTGAAACGATAGGCATGGCTCAGCGCGGCGGCTCCGTATCGAGCCATCTGCGTATAGACGCGCGCGAAGTCTCGCCGATAATCCCGGCGGCGCACGCCGACGTGCTGCTCGCCTTCGAGCCGGCGGAAGCCGTGCGCATGATACCGAAACTGAAGAAAAACGCCGCCTGCGTAGTCAACACCGACGAGATAATCCCGACCAACGTCGCGCTCGGCAAAGGCGTCTACCTCGGCGAAGAATATATAGATACGATGAAGCGCTTCTATCCGGATACGCTCTTCCTCGCCGGCGCGGCTCTCGCGCTCAAGGCCGGAGACATCCGCACGCTCAACATCGTGATATTAGGCGCGGCCTGCGGGGCCGGGAAACTGCCCTTCACGACCGACGAAGTACACTCCGCGATAGCGAGATGCGTCAAGCCGAAGCTGCTGCCGATGAACGAAAAAGCATTCGCGCTCGGCATAGACGCGTCGTCGCGCCGATGGTGA
- a CDS encoding phenylacetate--CoA ligase, whose product MNELTIMSQCFAQVRRVAKESPMYREKFKDIPVNTMMTKEQFETLPFTTKQDLRDAYPMGMQCVPNDKIVRVHSSSGTTGTPVIMPYSAQDLEDWAVMFERCYQFAGVTPEDRVQITPGFGLWTAGLGFQAGAERLGAMVIPTGAGNTDRQLQLMRDLKATVLCSTSSYALVIAEEVDKRGMRDQIHLKRGIFGSERWGDKIRERIHETLGIEFFDIYGLTEIYGPGIAIDCEKHTGMHYFNDYIYCEIIDPVTGKVLPNGEQGEIVITTFRKEAAPLIRYRTRDISRIIPGECPCGSPFPRLDRIVGRSDDMIKVKGTNIYPAQVEEILKNIDGFSSEYRIILENKDLRDRMIVQAEMKEGADPERLAEELVRECKSGLGIRIVPEVMKLGELPRSEKKTQRVIDRRY is encoded by the coding sequence ATGAACGAACTTACGATAATGAGCCAGTGCTTCGCTCAGGTGCGCCGCGTAGCTAAAGAAAGCCCGATGTACCGCGAGAAGTTCAAAGATATACCGGTCAACACGATGATGACGAAAGAGCAGTTCGAGACGCTGCCCTTCACGACGAAGCAGGACCTCCGCGACGCATACCCGATGGGCATGCAGTGCGTGCCGAACGATAAAATAGTCCGCGTCCACTCGTCCTCTGGCACGACCGGAACGCCCGTCATCATGCCCTACAGCGCGCAGGACCTTGAAGACTGGGCCGTCATGTTCGAGCGCTGCTACCAGTTCGCGGGCGTCACGCCCGAAGACCGCGTGCAGATAACGCCTGGCTTCGGCCTCTGGACCGCCGGCCTCGGCTTCCAGGCCGGAGCGGAACGCCTCGGCGCGATGGTCATACCGACCGGCGCGGGCAACACCGACCGCCAGCTTCAGCTCATGCGCGACCTGAAAGCCACAGTGCTGTGCAGCACGTCGTCATACGCGCTCGTCATCGCCGAAGAGGTGGACAAGCGCGGCATGAGAGACCAGATACACCTCAAGCGCGGCATCTTCGGCTCAGAGCGCTGGGGCGACAAGATACGCGAGCGCATCCACGAGACGCTCGGCATAGAGTTCTTCGACATCTACGGCCTGACGGAAATCTACGGCCCGGGCATCGCGATCGACTGCGAAAAGCACACAGGCATGCACTACTTCAACGACTACATCTACTGCGAGATAATCGACCCGGTAACGGGCAAGGTGTTGCCCAACGGAGAGCAGGGCGAGATAGTCATCACGACCTTCCGCAAGGAGGCCGCGCCGCTCATCCGCTACCGCACGCGCGACATCTCGCGCATAATCCCCGGCGAATGCCCCTGCGGCTCGCCGTTCCCGCGCCTCGACAGGATAGTCGGACGCAGCGACGACATGATAAAGGTCAAGGGCACGAACATCTACCCCGCGCAGGTCGAGGAGATACTCAAGAACATCGACGGCTTCTCCAGCGAGTACCGCATCATCCTCGAGAACAAAGACCTCCGCGACCGCATGATAGTCCAGGCCGAAATGAAAGAGGGCGCGGACCCTGAGCGCCTCGCCGAAGAGCTCGTCCGCGAATGCAAATCCGGCCTCGGCATCCGCATAGTCCCCGAAGTAATGAAGCTCGGCGAACTCCCGCGCAGCGAGAAAAAGACGCAGCGGGTCATCGACAGGAGATACTAA